Proteins from a genomic interval of Medicago truncatula cultivar Jemalong A17 chromosome 3, MtrunA17r5.0-ANR, whole genome shotgun sequence:
- the LOC25490714 gene encoding disease resistance protein RPM1, with product MAEMVVSLVIDQLVPLLRDEAKLLRGVHKEFADLKDELESIQAFLKDADRRAAADGDNTSEGVKTWVKQLRVAAFRIEDIIDEYMIHVGQQPRDPGCVAILDKIAHLLKTMTPRHRIAAEIQDVKSSVRGIKERSERYGFQPSFEQGSSSSRENRNAKWHDPRVAALYIEEADVVGFKAPRKRLIDWMVKGTEERTVVSVVGMGGQGKTTLAKRVFDSKDVIGHFDCHVWITVSQSYNVEGILRDMLRKLHQQKGSSPPMNISEMDRDSLTDEVRKYLRQKRYIVVFDDIWSKHFWEYFQFAVFDNKKGSRILITTRNLDVAVSKSSSIELHGLTPEESLELLNKKVFKFDCDGCCPKELIGIANDIVKKCNGLPLAIVAIGGLLSTIENSVFEWQRFREHLNSELKTNAHLIGIEKILSLSYDDLPYYLKSCLLYFGVYPEDYEVKSKRVTRQWIAEGFVKEEKGKTLDEVAEGYLTELIHRSLVQVSSLRIDGKTKGCRVHDLIRDMILAKNEDFNFCKHISDDGQTSLGGIVRRLSITTIDDVLRECIDQSHVRSLFFFGNKVISLKLLVSVEIPTKYKLLKVVDLEDVFNNIPNNLGNFTHLKYLSMHLKITIDEVPKSIGMLQNLETLVLRGFGVFELPKEIRKLRKLRHLIGYRLSLIQLKDGIGEMKSLQTLRRVSLDMDGAAEVIKALGKLKLIRDLGLVDVPKENESILSSSIKEMQQLEKLRVLNFKDDNFVDLNLISLPTMLQKLILQGPLKEFPKWMLDLQNLTVLRLAWPCSDKDPLQSLKSLQHLLSLYLDLSEYEGLQLHFQDGWFQKLKGLVVLYSSRVREIIIDKGSMPSLKILKVIKFPNLKNIPTGIQHLEKLEFIYITEVDDKIEKRSSAEDWNWIMEHVPSVTIYSNELQGVRNLALSYSR from the exons ATGGCGGAAATGGTGGTGTCTTTAGTTATTGACCAACTAGTTCCATTGTTAAGGGATGAAGCCAAGCTGTTGAGAGGCGTTCACAAGGAATTTGCAGACCTTAAAGATGAACTTGAAAGCATCCAAGCCTTCCTCAAAGATGCTGATAGAAGAGCTGCAGCTGATGGGGACAACACTAGTGAAGGAGTCAAAACATGGGTGAAGCAACTTAGGGTAGCAGCTTTTCGCATAGAAGATATCATTGATGAGTATATGATCCATGTAGGACAGCAGCCTCGTGATCCTGGATGTGTAGCTATACTTGATAAGATTGCTCACTTACTCAAAACTATGACCCCTCGCCATCGAATAGCAGCTGAGATTCAAGATGTTAAGTCATCTGTTCGTGGGATCAAGGAAAGAAGTGAACGATATGGCTTCCAACCTTCTTTTGAACAAGGATCAAGCAGTTCAAGAGAAAACCGAAATGCCAAATGGCACGACCCTCGAGTTGCTGCTCTTTACATTGAGGAAGCTGATGTTGTGGGATTCAAAGCACCAAGAAAAAGATTGATTGATTGGATGGTAAAGGGAACGGAAGAGCGCACTGTAGTTTCGGTGGTAGGAATGGGAGGGCAAGGAAAAACAACTCTAGCCAAGAGAGTTTTTGACAGCAAGGATGTAATTGGACACTTTGATTGTCATGTTTGGATCACAGTGTCGCAGTCCTATAATGTTGAAGGGATTTTGAGGGACATGTTGCGAAAGCTTCACCAACAAAAAGGGAGCAGTCCTCCTATGAACATTTCTGAAATGGATAGAGATTCATTGACGGATGAAGTGAGAAAATACTTGCGCCAAAAGAGGTACATTGTGGTGTTTGACGATATTTGGAGCAAACATTTTTGGGAATATTTTCAATTTGCTGtatttgataataaaaaaggaAGTAGGATACTTATAACAACAAGGAACCTGGATGTTGCGGTGTCAAAATCTTCTTCCATTGAGTTGCATGGTTTAACTCCTGAGGAGTCTTTGGAGTTGCTCAATAAGAAGGTATTCAAATTTGATTGTGATGGGTGTTGTCCAAAAGAGCTCATTGGTATAGCTAATGACATTGTTAAAAAATGCAATGGTTTACCGCTAGCAATTGTTGCCATAGGTGGCCTTTTATCTACAATAGAGAATAGTGTGTTTGAGTGGCAGAGATTTAGAGAACATCTGAATTCAGAGCTAAAGACAAATGCACATCTAATTGGGATAGaaaaaattttaagtttaagTTATGATGATTTGCCTTACTATCTCAAGTCATGCTTGTTGTACTTTGGAGTATATCCAGAAGATTATGAAGTTAAATCGAAGAGAGTGACTCGACAATGGATAGCTGAAGGGTTTGTGAAGGAGGAAAAGGGGAAGACTTTGGACGAAGTGGCAGAAGGATATTTAACAGAGTTGATCCATAGAAGCCTGGTTCAAGTATCCTCGCTTAGAATTGATGGCAAAACTAAAGGTTGTCGTGTTCATGATCTAATACGTGATATGATCCTTGCAAAGAATgaggattttaatttttgcaagCATATTAGTGATGATGGACAGACATCCTTAGGTGGAATAGTTCGGCGCCTATCAATAACAACCATTGACGATGTTTTGAGGGAGTGCATTGATCAATCTCATGTTCggtcactatttttttttggaaataaagTAATATCCTTGAAATTGTTAGTTTCAGTAGAAATCCCTACAAAGTACAAGTTATTGAAGGTTGTTGATTTGGAAGATGTTTTCAACAATATTCCTAATAACTTGGGAAATTTCACCCACTTAAAGTATTTAAGTATGCATTTGAAGATCACAATTGATGAAGTCCCAAAATCCATTGGCATGCTCCAGAACCTAGAGACATTGGTTCTAAGGGGTTTCGGTGTTTTTGAGTTGCCAAAGGAGATTAGAAAGCTTAGAAAGCTAAGGCACCTTATCGGGTACCGACTATCTTTGATTCAATTAAAGGATGGTATTGGAGAGATGAAGTCCCTACAAACTCTGCGTCGTGTTTCTTTAGATATGGATGGAGCAGCGGAGGTAATTAAAGCGTTAGGAAAGCTGAAGCTGATAAGGGATTTGGGGTTGGTTGATGTTCCTAAGGAAAATGAAAGCATTTTATCTTCCTCAATCAAAGAAATGCAGCAATTGGAGAAACTAAGAGTTCTTAATTTTAAAGATGATAACTttgttgatttgaatttgatttcacTGCCAACTATGCTTCAAAAACTTATACTACAAGGGCCGTTAAAGGAGTTTCCAAAATGGATGTTAGATCTACAAAATCTTACTGTGTTGAGGTTGGCGTGGCCGTGTTCAGATAAAGATCCATTGCAATCACTAAAAAGTTTGCAACACTTGTTGAGCTTGTACTTAGACCTGAGTGAGTATGAAGGTTTACAATTGCATTTTCAAGATGGATGGTTTCAGAAATTAAAGGGACTGGTGGTTTTATATTCATCTAGAGTGAGAGAAATTATTATCGATAAAGGATCAATGCCTTCTTTGAAAATTCTTAAGGTAATAAAATTTCCTAATCTGAAGAATATACCCACTGGCATCCAACACTTGGAGAAGCTTGAATTTATCTATATTACCGAGGTGGATGATAAAATTGAGAAGCGCAGTTCTGCTGAGGATTGGAATTGGATCATGGAGCATGTGCCCTCTGTAACAATTTATTCTAATGAACTTCAGGGAGTTAGAAATCTGGCTCTATCATACTCCAG GTGA